The Rahnella aceris genome contains the following window.
TAAGAAAGTCACTGTTGTCGTCGAACTGCAGGCGCGCTTCGATGAAGAAGCCAATATTCACTGGGCGAAACGTCTGACTGAAGCCGGTGTGCACGTTATTTTCTCTGCGCCGGGCCTGAAAATACACGCAAAACTCTTTCTTATTTCCCGACGCGAAGGCGACGAGATTGTCCGCTATGCTCATATCGGGACCGGTAACTTTAACGAGAAAACGGCGCGCCTTTATACCGACTATTCACTGCTCACCGCCGATGCGAGGATCACCAACGAGGTCCGCCGCGTCTTCAACTTTATTGAAAACCCTTACCGCCCGGTGTCGTTCGAGCATCTGATGGTGTCACCGCAAAACTCGCGCGACATGCTTTACCGTTTGATCGACCGTGAAATTGCCAACGTTCAGGCGGGCGGAACAGGCGGAATTACGCTAAAAATCAATAATCTGGTGGATAAAGGGCTGATAGACCGCCTCTACGTCGCGTCTAACGTCGGGGTGAAAATCCGTCTGCTGATCCGCGGGATGTGTTCTCTGGTGCCGAATTTACCCGGCTTTAGCGAAAACATTCAGGTTACCAGCATCATTGACCGCTATCTTGAACACGATCGCGTGTATGTCTTTGAAAATGGCGGCGATTCCAAAGTCTTCCTGTCTTCAGCCGACTGGATGACGCGTAATATTGATTATCGTATTGAAGTGGCCGTCGCCCTGCTCGATCCGCGTTTGAAACAGCGCGTTCTGGATATCCTTGAGCTGCTGTTTAGTGACACAGTAAAAGCCAGAGTGATTGATAAAGAACTGAGCAACCGGTATGTTCCACGCGGAAATCGCCGCAAAGTCCGTGCGCAACTGGCGATTTATGAATATCTGAAAGAGCTGGAACAACAAAGTCAGCAAGCCTGAACCCCTGGAGCGTTACACAACTATGCCCCTTAAAAGCAGCCCACTGAATGCCAAGCCACAGGAAATTGCGGCGATTGATCTCGGGTCGAACAGTTTCCATATGGTCATTGCACGCGTCGTTAACGGCGCGCTGCAGGTCCTGGGACGCCTGAAACAGCGCGTCCATCTGGCCGATGGTCTCGACAGTAAAAATGTGCTCAGTGAAGAAGCCATTCAACGCGGGCTGGATTGCCTGGCTTTATTCGCCGAACGCCTGCAGGGTTTTCCGGAAAATAACGTCACTATCGTCGGTACACATACGCTGCGTCAGGCAGTGAACGCCGAGGAATTTCTCAAGCGTGCCAAAGAAGTCATCCCCTACCCGATTGAAATTATTTCCGGGCAGGAAGAAGCACGACTTATTTTTATGGGTGTTGAACATACGCAGCCTGAAAAAGGCCGCAAGCTGGTGGTCGATATCGGTGGCGGTTCAACAGAACTGGTCATCGGAGAGGACTTCGAGCCGTTGCTGGCCGAAAGCCGCCGTATGGGCTGTGTCAGTTTTGCGCAGATGTTTTTCCCCAATGGCGAAATCAGCCGCAGTAACTTCAAACGTGCCCAGCTCGCTGCTGCGCAAAAGCTGGAAACCCTGGCGTGGCAGTACCGCCTGCAGGGCTGGCAGTATGCTTTGGGTGCCTCCGGCAGTATTAAAGCGGCGCACGAAGTGCTGGTCGCGATGGGCGAAAAAGACGGCTTAATTACCCCTGAACGGCTGGAAATGCTGTCCGAAGCGGTACTGAACTTTAAACATTTCAGTGCCCTGGATTTACCAGGCTTATCGGAAGACAGGCAATCGGTGTTCGTGCCGGGGCTTGCCATTCTGCGCGGCGTGTTCGATGCGCTGGCGATCAAAGAGCTGCGTCTTTCTGACGGCGCACTGCGTGAAGGTGTGCTGTATGAAATGGAAGGCCGTTTCCGTCATCAGGATATCCGTACCCGTACTGCCAAAAGTCTGGCTGAGCATTACAACATTGACCGTGAACAGGCGCGCCGTGTGCTGGATACCACAGAGCAATTGTATGCCCAGTGGCTGGCGCAAAATACCAAACTGGTGCAGCCACAGCTGGAATCACTGTTGAAATTCAGCGCCATGTTGCATGAAGTCGGTCTGAGCATTAACCACACCGGCATGCACCGCCATTCCTCGTATATCCTGCAAAATACCAACTTGCCGGGTTTCAACCAGGAACAGCAAACGCTGCTGGCCACACTGGTCCGCTTCCACCGAAAAGCCATCAAGCTGGAAGAACTGCCGCGCCTGAATCTGTTCAAGAAGAAACACTACATTCCGCTGATCCAGCTTCTGCGTCTAGGGGCGTTGCTCAACAATCAGCGTCAGTCAACGACAACGCCTGAATCCCTGCGGTTATCTACCGATGATAATCACTGGACGCTGCGTTTCCCGGCCGGATATCTGGCTCAGAACAACCTGGT
Protein-coding sequences here:
- the ppx gene encoding exopolyphosphatase, whose translation is MPLKSSPLNAKPQEIAAIDLGSNSFHMVIARVVNGALQVLGRLKQRVHLADGLDSKNVLSEEAIQRGLDCLALFAERLQGFPENNVTIVGTHTLRQAVNAEEFLKRAKEVIPYPIEIISGQEEARLIFMGVEHTQPEKGRKLVVDIGGGSTELVIGEDFEPLLAESRRMGCVSFAQMFFPNGEISRSNFKRAQLAAAQKLETLAWQYRLQGWQYALGASGSIKAAHEVLVAMGEKDGLITPERLEMLSEAVLNFKHFSALDLPGLSEDRQSVFVPGLAILRGVFDALAIKELRLSDGALREGVLYEMEGRFRHQDIRTRTAKSLAEHYNIDREQARRVLDTTEQLYAQWLAQNTKLVQPQLESLLKFSAMLHEVGLSINHTGMHRHSSYILQNTNLPGFNQEQQTLLATLVRFHRKAIKLEELPRLNLFKKKHYIPLIQLLRLGALLNNQRQSTTTPESLRLSTDDNHWTLRFPAGYLAQNNLVQLDFEREQSYWDDVTGWKLMLEEEDGIVKN